A stretch of Nonomuraea africana DNA encodes these proteins:
- a CDS encoding carboxymuconolactone decarboxylase family protein: MKARMGNPAIVVPDAMPALLKLGKAVTKSGVPERTLHLVYLRASQINGCGVCVDMHSRDLKKAGETDERLWSVAGWRDTPYFTDEERAALALAEAVTRLADRPESVSDEIWDAAADHYDEQALGALVLAIATVNLWNRLNGSTKQVAGDWA; encoded by the coding sequence ATGAAAGCACGAATGGGCAACCCCGCGATCGTCGTCCCCGACGCCATGCCGGCCCTGCTGAAGCTCGGGAAGGCCGTGACGAAGAGCGGCGTGCCCGAGCGCACGCTCCACCTCGTCTACCTCCGCGCGAGCCAGATCAACGGCTGCGGCGTCTGCGTCGACATGCACTCCCGCGACCTCAAGAAGGCGGGGGAGACCGACGAGCGGCTCTGGTCGGTGGCAGGATGGCGGGACACGCCGTACTTCACCGACGAGGAGCGGGCCGCGCTGGCGCTCGCCGAGGCCGTCACCCGCCTCGCCGACCGGCCCGAGTCGGTGTCGGACGAGATCTGGGACGCGGCCGCCGACCACTACGACGAGCAGGCGCTCGGCGCCCTGGTGCTGGCGATCGCCACGGTCAATCTGTGGAACAGGCTCAATGGGAGCACCAAGCAGGTCGCGGGCGACTGGGCCTAG
- a CDS encoding sigma-70 family RNA polymerase sigma factor has translation MDASDVLALRFEEHRAHLKTVAYRMLGSLSEADDAVQESWLRLSRTDTSEIENLGGWLTTVVARVCLDMLRSRERREEPVGERLPDPVVVADAPGDPEREAMLADSVGLAMMVVLDTLAPAERLAFVLHDMFAVPFEEIAPIVERAPSATRQLASRARRRVQGVTPVPDGDVSRQRKVVNAFLAAARGGDFEALVAVLDPSVVQRAATLGHLKVLRGAAAVAEQAMTFARVASGAYPVLINGAAGVVAATPDGRPFSLLAFTIVDDRIVEMYAFAGPELVDEFVGQRWK, from the coding sequence ATGGACGCATCTGATGTTCTCGCCCTTCGATTCGAGGAGCACCGAGCCCATCTGAAGACGGTGGCCTACCGGATGCTCGGCTCGTTGAGCGAGGCCGACGACGCCGTCCAGGAGAGCTGGCTGCGGCTCAGCCGTACCGACACCAGCGAGATCGAGAACCTGGGCGGGTGGCTGACCACGGTGGTCGCGCGGGTGTGCCTGGACATGCTGCGCTCGCGAGAGCGGCGGGAGGAGCCCGTGGGCGAGCGGCTGCCCGACCCGGTGGTGGTCGCCGACGCGCCGGGCGATCCCGAACGTGAGGCGATGCTGGCCGACTCGGTGGGTCTCGCGATGATGGTGGTGCTCGACACGCTGGCTCCCGCCGAACGGCTGGCCTTCGTGCTGCACGACATGTTCGCGGTGCCGTTCGAGGAGATCGCGCCTATCGTGGAGCGCGCCCCCTCCGCCACCAGGCAGCTCGCCAGCAGGGCGCGCCGCAGGGTGCAGGGAGTGACCCCGGTGCCGGACGGCGACGTGTCGCGTCAGCGCAAGGTGGTCAACGCCTTTCTCGCGGCGGCTCGCGGCGGCGACTTCGAGGCGCTCGTCGCGGTGCTCGATCCGAGCGTCGTGCAGCGCGCGGCCACTCTCGGCCACCTGAAGGTGCTGCGTGGCGCCGCCGCCGTGGCCGAGCAGGCGATGACCTTCGCGCGCGTGGCCTCCGGCGCGTACCCCGTGCTGATCAACGGCGCCGCCGGTGTGGTGGCGGCGACGCCGGACGGCCGGCCGTTCTCGCTGCTGGCCTTCACGATCGTGGACGACAGGATCGTCGAGATGTACGCCTTCGCCGGGCCCGAACTCGTGGACGAGTTCGTCGGTCAGAGGTGGAAGTAG
- a CDS encoding AfsR/SARP family transcriptional regulator — MAGEGLRFAVLGPIRAWRGGDELDLGTPLQRSILAMLLLREGRAVTPTEMIDAVWGEDAPPRALGALRTYVSRLRTVLEPDRSPRSRPELLTSVGKGYALRTSALDLTQFERGAQEAEAHRKAGRTAEAAESLRAALALWEGEPLAGAVGPYAEHQRDRLIERRISAIELLMDLDLELGRHAAVVSELIALTADHPLRERLRAQLMLAYYRCGRQGDALAVFTDTRDALIEELGIEPGPELTALHQKILAADPGLTVDEPAAEEQESAHDLHRPAQLPAAVNDFTGRRELVARLRTMLSTQTDSVPVAAICGIGGVGKTALAVHVAHACDDLFPDGQLYADLRGFTDEATAPESALGAFLRALGIPPDVIPEGLPERAALYRSLLADRRILVLLDNARDAQQVSHLLPGSPGCAAIVTSRVKLADLPSAKLIDLDVMEPDEALSLFAAVAGPERVAAERAATMDVVAACGFLPLAVRIVAARLAARPSWTVASLVPRLADEQRRLDELRVGNLAVEATFALGYGQLDAAQSRAFRLLSLPNGPDISIGAAAAILALPTLETEDLLESLVDASLLEAPAPGRYRFHDLLKLFARRIMDKTERPQAKVLALRRLLGFFLASAQSAHRLAYEGSMIADNLVVVGSGRSFASADDAVAWLISEGDTLFAVIGQAAESSRTSEQLLPAADLIVAMEPLLESGTHAREFDLAARAILATARKIGDAASELRARYVLGRTLFGANKLTEAEEQFRIVLELSTARGERVVMGEVLNALAVVSGRLRRHDEALGWFDAAMRFYRENGVPAGEALVLSYSARDHLGLGRPDDAIVAAEKGLAIFTEIGSGAGTARARYHLGIVLSRVGRLNEAVHHHAECLAFFRASNQRVWEQRVCARLAETFIAAKRFADAVRHAEQALAVSREIGHPYGEGLSLAVLGKALRGMGNSARSIDCLRQAFDIFTRLGAPEAGDLKILLAGVPVVVES; from the coding sequence CTCGGTCCCATCCGCGCGTGGCGTGGGGGCGACGAACTCGATCTGGGCACACCGCTTCAGCGTTCGATCCTCGCGATGCTGCTCCTCAGGGAGGGCCGCGCGGTCACCCCGACCGAGATGATCGACGCGGTGTGGGGCGAGGACGCCCCGCCCAGGGCGCTCGGCGCGCTGCGCACCTACGTCTCGCGGCTGCGCACGGTCCTCGAGCCGGACCGCTCGCCGCGCTCGCGCCCCGAGCTGCTCACCTCCGTCGGCAAGGGCTACGCGCTGCGCACCTCGGCCCTCGATCTGACGCAGTTCGAGCGCGGCGCCCAGGAGGCCGAGGCACACCGCAAGGCGGGCAGGACCGCGGAGGCCGCCGAGAGCCTGCGCGCCGCCCTCGCGCTGTGGGAGGGCGAACCGCTGGCGGGAGCCGTCGGCCCCTACGCCGAGCACCAGCGCGACCGGCTGATCGAGCGCCGCATCAGCGCGATCGAGCTGCTCATGGATCTCGACCTGGAGCTCGGCAGGCACGCCGCCGTCGTCTCCGAGCTCATCGCGCTCACCGCCGACCACCCCCTGCGCGAACGGCTGCGCGCCCAGCTCATGCTGGCCTACTACCGGTGCGGACGGCAGGGCGATGCGCTGGCGGTGTTCACCGACACCCGCGACGCGCTCATCGAGGAGCTCGGCATCGAGCCGGGGCCTGAACTGACCGCCCTGCACCAGAAGATTCTGGCCGCCGATCCAGGCCTGACGGTGGACGAGCCCGCCGCCGAGGAGCAGGAGAGCGCCCACGACCTGCACCGTCCCGCCCAGCTGCCCGCCGCCGTCAACGACTTCACCGGACGGCGGGAGCTGGTCGCCAGGCTGAGGACGATGCTGTCCACCCAGACCGACAGCGTCCCTGTCGCGGCGATCTGCGGCATCGGCGGGGTGGGCAAGACCGCGCTCGCCGTCCACGTGGCGCACGCCTGCGACGACCTGTTCCCCGACGGGCAGCTCTACGCCGACCTGCGCGGCTTCACCGACGAGGCGACCGCGCCCGAGTCGGCGCTCGGCGCGTTCCTCCGCGCGCTCGGCATCCCGCCCGACGTCATCCCCGAGGGGCTGCCCGAGCGGGCCGCCCTCTACCGCTCGCTGCTCGCCGACCGGCGCATCCTGGTGCTGCTGGACAACGCGCGCGACGCCCAGCAGGTCAGCCACCTGCTGCCGGGTTCGCCGGGGTGCGCGGCGATCGTCACCAGCAGGGTGAAGCTGGCCGACCTGCCCTCCGCCAAGCTGATCGACCTCGACGTGATGGAGCCGGACGAGGCGCTGTCGCTGTTCGCGGCGGTGGCCGGGCCCGAGCGGGTGGCCGCCGAGCGGGCCGCCACGATGGACGTCGTCGCGGCGTGCGGCTTCCTGCCGCTGGCCGTCCGGATCGTGGCCGCCAGGCTGGCCGCGCGGCCCTCGTGGACCGTCGCCTCGCTGGTGCCGCGTCTCGCGGACGAGCAGCGCCGCCTCGACGAGCTGCGCGTGGGCAACCTGGCCGTGGAGGCCACCTTCGCGCTCGGGTACGGCCAGCTCGACGCCGCGCAGTCCCGCGCCTTCAGGCTGCTCAGCCTGCCCAACGGGCCCGACATCTCGATCGGGGCGGCGGCCGCGATCCTGGCCCTGCCCACGCTGGAGACCGAGGACCTGCTGGAGTCGCTGGTGGACGCCAGCCTCCTCGAGGCGCCCGCGCCCGGCCGCTACCGCTTCCACGACCTGCTCAAGCTCTTCGCCCGGCGGATCATGGACAAGACGGAGCGGCCGCAGGCCAAGGTGCTGGCCCTGCGGCGGCTGCTCGGCTTCTTTCTGGCCTCGGCCCAGTCGGCGCACCGGCTCGCCTACGAAGGCAGCATGATCGCCGACAACCTGGTCGTGGTGGGCAGCGGGCGCTCCTTCGCCTCCGCCGACGACGCCGTGGCCTGGCTCATCTCCGAGGGCGACACGCTGTTCGCGGTGATCGGGCAGGCCGCCGAGTCGTCGCGCACCTCCGAGCAGCTGCTGCCCGCGGCCGATCTCATCGTGGCCATGGAGCCGCTGCTGGAGTCGGGCACCCACGCCCGTGAGTTCGACCTGGCCGCCAGGGCCATCCTGGCCACCGCGAGGAAGATCGGCGACGCGGCCAGCGAGCTGCGGGCGCGCTACGTCCTCGGGCGCACCCTGTTCGGCGCCAACAAGCTGACCGAGGCGGAGGAACAGTTCAGGATCGTGCTGGAGCTGTCCACCGCCCGGGGCGAGCGCGTCGTCATGGGCGAGGTGCTCAACGCGCTGGCCGTGGTCTCCGGACGGCTGCGCCGTCACGACGAGGCGCTCGGCTGGTTCGACGCGGCCATGAGGTTCTACAGGGAGAACGGCGTGCCCGCGGGTGAGGCGCTCGTGCTCAGCTACTCGGCCCGCGACCATCTCGGCCTCGGCCGTCCTGACGACGCCATCGTCGCCGCGGAGAAGGGCCTGGCCATCTTCACCGAGATCGGCAGCGGCGCGGGCACCGCCCGCGCCCGCTACCACCTCGGCATCGTGCTGTCGCGCGTCGGACGCCTCAACGAGGCCGTCCATCACCACGCCGAGTGCCTGGCCTTCTTCAGGGCCAGCAACCAGCGGGTGTGGGAGCAGCGGGTGTGCGCCAGGCTGGCCGAGACGTTCATCGCGGCCAAGCGCTTCGCCGACGCGGTGCGCCACGCGGAGCAGGCCCTTGCCGTGAGCCGCGAGATCGGTCACCCCTACGGCGAGGGACTCTCGCTCGCAGTGCTCGGCAAGGCCCTGCGCGGCATGGGGAACTCCGCCAGGAGCATCGACTGCCTACGGCAGGCTTTCGACATCTTCACCAGGCTCGGCGCTCCCGAGGCCGGGGACCTCAAGATCCTCCTCGCCGGGGTTCCCGTCGTCGTCGAGTCCTGA
- a CDS encoding FAD-binding oxidoreductase — protein MTNIKGTMLLPGDEGFEQAAKPWNLSVTQPVAAVVTAQDADDVAAVVRHARQAGLSVTAQPSGHGASGDTEGVILLRTGRLDEVEINAEEWWARVGAGAKWGEVQAAAGAHGLTGLAGSSPVVSVAGYTLGGGLSWFGRRYGWAADSVRAFEVVDADGTRATVSADSDADLFWALRGGGGDHALVTAIEFDLHPAPDLYGGRMIWPADRAAEVLGAFREITAEAPPELSVWLNRLRFPSAPPMVAVDVTYLGQTAEAQSLLSRLDKIDGVMSDTRAGMAVADLGDIAAEPKDPGPALSRAELLTGLDDAAVEILLAEPAEPLINVQLRHLGGALAEQGPGAVAAVTEPYLLYMLGLSLNPQLAQAVTATQDRLARALGGYVSGRKPYTFLAPGERAADAFPEETHARLREVKRARDPQQVIRANFPV, from the coding sequence ATGACGAACATCAAGGGCACGATGCTCCTTCCCGGCGACGAGGGGTTCGAGCAGGCGGCCAAGCCGTGGAACCTGTCGGTCACCCAGCCCGTGGCGGCCGTGGTGACGGCCCAGGACGCCGACGACGTGGCCGCCGTCGTCCGCCATGCCAGGCAGGCGGGCCTGTCGGTGACCGCCCAGCCGAGCGGTCATGGCGCCTCCGGCGACACCGAGGGCGTGATCCTGCTGCGTACCGGCAGGCTCGACGAGGTGGAGATCAACGCCGAGGAGTGGTGGGCCCGCGTGGGGGCGGGCGCGAAGTGGGGCGAGGTGCAGGCGGCGGCCGGCGCGCACGGCCTGACGGGCCTCGCGGGCAGCTCGCCCGTGGTCTCCGTGGCGGGCTACACCCTGGGCGGCGGCCTGAGCTGGTTCGGCCGCAGGTACGGCTGGGCCGCCGACAGCGTCAGGGCCTTCGAGGTCGTCGACGCCGACGGCACGAGGGCCACGGTGAGCGCCGACTCCGACGCCGACCTGTTCTGGGCGCTCAGGGGCGGTGGCGGCGACCACGCGCTCGTCACCGCGATCGAGTTCGACCTCCACCCCGCCCCCGACCTGTACGGCGGGCGGATGATCTGGCCGGCCGACCGCGCGGCCGAGGTGCTCGGCGCCTTCAGGGAGATCACCGCCGAGGCCCCGCCCGAGCTGTCGGTCTGGCTGAACCGGTTGCGCTTCCCCTCGGCGCCGCCCATGGTCGCCGTGGACGTCACCTACCTGGGCCAGACGGCCGAGGCGCAGTCCCTGCTGAGCCGCCTCGACAAGATCGACGGGGTGATGAGCGACACGCGCGCCGGCATGGCGGTGGCCGACCTGGGCGACATCGCCGCGGAGCCGAAGGACCCTGGCCCCGCGCTGTCCCGTGCGGAGCTGCTGACCGGGCTCGACGACGCGGCCGTGGAGATCCTGCTGGCCGAGCCGGCGGAGCCGCTGATCAACGTTCAGCTCAGGCACCTGGGCGGGGCGCTGGCCGAGCAGGGGCCCGGAGCGGTCGCGGCCGTGACCGAGCCCTATCTGCTCTACATGCTCGGCCTGTCGCTCAACCCGCAACTGGCCCAGGCCGTCACCGCGACCCAGGACCGGCTCGCCCGTGCGCTCGGCGGCTACGTCAGCGGGCGCAAGCCGTACACCTTCCTGGCCCCCGGTGAGCGGGCGGCGGACGCCTTCCCCGAGGAGACGCACGCCAGGCTGAGGGAGGTCAAGCGGGCGCGCGACCCGCAGCAGGTCATCCGCGCCAATTTCCCGGTTTGA